From Vicia villosa cultivar HV-30 ecotype Madison, WI unplaced genomic scaffold, Vvil1.0 ctg.001488F_1_1_1, whole genome shotgun sequence:
cttcatttttgtttaggtatcatttagaaaaatatttgaatcaatagtaaatttcctatataaaaatatttagatcaatagtagattttaccattttggaataaaaatatttggattataaatatcatttttcgtaaataatagattttttccgtataaaaatattatttttatttaggtatcatttacaaaaatatttggatcaatattaaatttttcgtatataaaaatatttagatcaataatagatttttggcctatgtcatttttgaataaaaaatatttggatcataaataacatttttcgtatataaaaatatgtagatcaataatagattttttaccCGTAtagagacttcatttttgttaaggtatcatttacaaaaatatttggatcaatagtaaatttcgtatataaaaatatttagatcaaaagtagattttttcctgtataccatttttgaataaaaaatatttggatcataaatatcatttttcgaaaacaatagatttttttctgtatacaaatattattttgatttatgtatcatttttttttggaagaataagaaattatatatatttccAAAAACAATTTATATACAAAGCGACCCATAGGGTCCAGCTACTATCTACTAAGCAACCAAAACACTACTCAAAGAAGAAAAGGAGCAATTTTTTCTCTAAGGCTCGGTTTTCTCCATATCCTATGCACTATGGTATCTATGACCTCACTATGTATACTCCTATTCCGATATCTATCATCGGATCTATATACAATAGCATTTCTATAACTCCAACAAGAGTAAACAGTCTCCACAAACGCAGTCTTCAGCAGCCTTGATTTCCAGTTTTATTTTTGCTCATGTGAATGATCCAGCTTAATTCATGTTCCCACCTCTGTGGATTATGATCCACCTGCATCCATTGCAAGACCTCCTTCCAAATGTCGCGAGTCTTGTTGCAATCAAAAAGTAAATGGTAGAGACTTTCAGTCCCTGCACACAAAACACAATTTTCATTATCCAGGATACCAAACCGCTTCAAACGATCCTTTGTTGCTAAACGACCGTGGCAGGCTAACCAAGTGATGAAGAAAGCTCTAGGCCTGGCTTCATTATCA
This genomic window contains:
- the LOC131635435 gene encoding uncharacterized protein LOC131635435 gives rise to the protein MTVKVRASCSWMLKVILNQREDLAGMQAWKDSLSARKFCKKKIYIGFLTNNQTVPWRKVFYDNEARPRAFFITWLACHGRLATKDRLKRFGILDNENCVLCAGTESLYHLLFDCNKTRDIWKEVLQWMQVDHNPQRWEHELSWIIHMSKNKTGNQGC